taataattatttgatcttcgcaaaaataaaaaaaatcgacaaaatatttacacttattataaaaattaagtgttatttaattttatttttttagagaaattttAATCGGTAGATTAATACAAAACTATTTTAAATATGAAGATTTTTGAAAATAAcataatattaaaactatttacaaaaggTATATAAATCTATCAAACTTCctaatagtcttttttttttttttttgttatattttgtaaatattttcaatattttgctaCTCATAACAATCTCTAAAATATTGGAATTATTATGGAATTTTTATTTAGTCTCcactaatattttaaaaacaaacaaaaatttagaGGATTGGCGAGTCATCAAATTCATGAACTTAATGGATTTGAATGTTGGAAATTTAAAGGTTACCAAAAATGAATCTAAATTGGTGTGaacattttaaaaacaaaccaaaatttaaaagctAAAAagatgtttaattttaaaaactagtTAAGAATTCAACCTAAGAAAGATACAAACCATTATTattgtgaaaagaaaaaaatagatgCAAACGAAATTGAAAGGAAAAGTATACTTagttttcaaacaaaaaaaaccaaacaattataaatattaaaaattgtcaattaagttaattatttaaaatcCTTAGGTCaacttatttacaaatatagtaaaatgagaaaaaaaaattaacttgtTGAAATggctttttttgttttaattatgtatactttgaaagaaaatatttaatgaTTTTGTCACTTAAAATTATCTCTAAATATTTATGTACATGACAGAACAAATGGGAGCAGATTCTTAGAAGTGAACAAATAGTAAGAAAACTATGAAAATGATAATAAACCTTTagttttactttcttttttacAAGATATTAAAGTATATGGGAATCCATACTTACATCAAGATATCTCAATTATTCTTAACATTTTCATCGTATCTTAAACTAAAAgtaaacatatattagacaacTAGGGTTGACACATACATGAACATTTAGTCTTACAAACATGTCTTGACTCAATTTTGATTATTTGCTCTTTTtctttgtaaaaaaataaaaaagcatGATCTTAATCGTCACATGtatatttcaaatttgattttgtgaccattctctctctctctctctctctctctctctctctctctctctctctcttttttttggCATCATTTAGGTTTGGGAACCAACTTGCTGCATGATCCATTGGAAGTATTGGTTACATGTACTTGTCTAttcaacatgattgtttatgTGTTTTGGGCATTTGATGTTGAAGCTTCTCCACGTGACAACAACGTTGGCAATTGTGTAATTATAATGAtctacaaaattaataaaagaacACACACAATTGTTATTGTATGGTTTTCCAATGATGATCAatttaaagagagagagagagagagagagagagagagagagagagaaaccataCCTCCAAATAAGGGATTATATAAAGAGAGAGTCTTGAAAATTGTCCAAAACTGTTTGATCTTGGAACTCATAATTTCCATTACTTGCATAAATGTTTTGGTTGAAAACAGCTTCATTTTGATCCATGCCTGCATTTTGCTCCAAATTTTCCTGCTTTATTTTTTACACATAATATTGTCAAAACAATTATCGTGAAATTAATATTCTAAGTAGTTAATGCATATCAGACTGCATCCACCATCTTTTTATAGTTCATTCAATCTAAATAGTAAGAAGAAATACCTGTACGTTTGGTGGATGAAAAGTGGGGATGGTGATAGGAACATACTGAAGAGCTTGCTCTACCATTGTCTTCCATTTCCTGTCTGAAAGTCTATTCCCTAACAACTGTGCATCAAAATAacccaaattaattaatatcttatatattgtTTTACTACAATAATTTAACTTATTATTAAACCACATTAGAGACaatatatatgattatcaatttcttattttcttgGCTATTTAtctatacacacacacatatatatgttATACCTTTCTTAGAGAACGAGAGTCCTTTTGATAAGCCTTCACAAAGGCTTCCACATTTAGGATACCACGGGAAGTTAGGCGCTTCTGATATTTGCCATTTCGCCCGATCCCTTTCAATCTCCATACTTCATCTTCTCCTCTCGGAGTATGATGTTTCTTGTTCACTGTTagatatacatataaaaaataattaggatattataaatagaaatggaaagatgGATGCAGCTCAGCTCTAGTAGAATGAGGATTCAAGAAGATACGTACGTTGGCTTCGATGATCCATCACTCTAAAAGAGTTAGAAACGGCAGGTCGGATTGTGGGGTAGTTATTGTTGGAGTCATATATAATCCTTAATCCTAAACGAATCTTCTTAGTCCTGCTCCTGAAGGTGTTTCTAGTGAATGACAAATTGGTGATGGAATAAACACCATTTTGTAACCGAAACCTCTTGTCATCACCAACCAACCAAGGTCCTTCTTCCGGCCTTTGAGCTACAACACTTGTGTCGAAATCCAAGTGATTTATTGCTTCGCCGTGGTCGAATAACTCTCCATCGAGGACAACAATCTCAATCCACGCCGACGACAAAGGATGAGTAACGTCAATGATGCGATCATTGACAACATCAAATAATTCAACACGCAGCTCCTCCCCGTTCTCGGCTTCGATGTCATTTGAAGTGTAGATGATGGATGGAATCTTGTTCGTCAAACGTAGCCTCAAATTCTCGTTTGTTCCTCCAGAttcaccaccaccaccaccaccaccaacTTTTTTTCCCTCTTCAACATCAACCGAGTGAGCTTTAAGCTGTGCATCCACCTCCTCACGTACCTGAAATTAACACATCAGCTTTCAACTCTCAGGTTAACAAAAGTTGGATAAATTAGCATATATAACGTGGTCGTACGATGGAGCGAAAAACATTTTCGAAAAAAGCCATAGATTTAGGAGACAAAGATCCAGCTGATCCGACTGCAAACCTGATGAGAAATTACAACACAAAACAATGAATTAGGTGAGAGATCGATACACATCATATcattaataaaacaaaacccTTCAGTATTGTgaacaagagaagaagaagaagaaaacataCCCATATGGAATAGAGTTCGATTTTTGTACCATTTGATCTTCTTAGAGTGTTGGTTagaagatttaaaaaaaaaaggaaaaaggaaaaagattgAAGAGGAAGATACGTGGGGTGTTTCGGTTAGTTGAGGGTTTGGTAAGAAGAAGAGCCGCAAGAAGTGAGAATATATAAAAACAGTTGAAGGAAAAAACAACAGAATCTCAAAGCAATTTCTGGTTATCAAATCCCAAGAACCTGCCACGAACTTTCCTCATCAGACTCGTCTCTTTTTAATATTAGGGGTAAGAGAGATGAAAAATAGATGAGAGAGAACACGGTTTAGTGGACCCGCAAATGGCTAAGAAGACCACAAAACCggtcttctctttccttttttcatCTCTAACCCTAAAATCAAACCCACCAACGCACCATCTTCCtcatacttttttctttttttaattttaacaaaCCATTATTTCTTTCACAATCAAACTttactctctttttttttttccttaactTTAATAGTTCTCCCATTTAGTTTCAATATTGTTACTGATATTTCAAATGTTTCTATAGCATCCATATTGATACAAATGATGAAtccatatttttattatattgtaaaaaaaatctataaacCAGAACAAAATACCATCAACAtagatataatatataaagaTAGACATATTAATTTGTTCAATTTATAAAAATGTTTaatcattaatttttttaatcttttatttttacaaTATCCCATTAACATTTGTAATGTTTTAAAGAAATCAAACAAACATCCCTTGGGAGAAGGATATATATAGAAGATCAGGAGTTCACACTAATCTGTATAAGATACATGAACTACTTTCTTTAATAGTTAATTGTTATATAGTTCTTTTATATCTTATGTGGTAAAGCTAGATACACATCTCCAATCGGAGTGTCACGTCGATATTTGCTTTCAAATAtcattttctttattaaaaactttttaaaatgctagttaaaatattgttttgttGTCTAATGTTAATCTATATAtcattaataaatttttaattaagtaCCAATAATACTAGTCTTGTTGTCGATTaattattcaatttatttttctaaaatataataactattcataaaaaaaatccgtGCGCACGCGATTATATTTAGTTCTAAATTTTTTAAGTCATAAATTTAGTTCTCTAAAATTCATTTAGAATTTTGTAAACTTCCATTGCTTTTGATGACATGAGGTAGCCTTTATATTTAAAAGAGATTATACATCTCTCTTATCATGTTACCTTTTGACAGTATTTGAAAATGTAACATAcccaataatttaaaattataataaagtTTTCATAACTTGATTTACTCCTTttggaaaaattaaacaatcacCCTCTTATTACTGCTTTTAATATGGAGAATAAAAAATCAAACCAGAAAagtccttttctttctttcaatctCTTATAAAATTATTGAGTAAGCTTAAAACTTTTCTATGACGTAGCCTATGACAAAGCCTAAAACTTCTCTATGACGTAGCCTATGACATGTATTAATAATATCCATCCAcatctttttcttaaatatcAAATTTGGATTAGGAAAGGATGATGATCTATTGTTGTCCCAcctatatataaattaattacaaaCAAAAAGACAAATTGAATTTAAGGAATTGAAATACCAATGATGAGCAAAATGagctaattaaaaaaaaaaaaaaaacaaaaaacaaaagaggaaagaaagaaagaaagaaagaaaattatgaCATTGTATCTCATGTCTCTCtgtatagtttttaatttacttATGGATAATAACCATTATCAAGTGATAAGATTACGATATTCAACTAATCATATAATTATATGGTTGAatttacaaataataatattctCTTAATTAATTTATGATTCTAATTACTACCAATTAAGACTTTAATCACTTGTATTATGTATCtctttctaataattgattgatttaattacattactttatttaatataatttttcttttaactaaATAAGATTAATTTTCTTGTTTCACAT
The sequence above is drawn from the Cucumis melo cultivar AY chromosome 2, USDA_Cmelo_AY_1.0, whole genome shotgun sequence genome and encodes:
- the LOC103492123 gene encoding calmodulin-binding protein 60 B-like isoform X2 — encoded protein: MVQKSNSIPYGFAVGSAGSLSPKSMAFFENVFRSIVREEVDAQLKAHSVDVEEGKKVGGGGGGGESGGTNENLRLRLTNKIPSIIYTSNDIEAENGEELRVELFDVVNDRIIDVTHPLSSAWIEIVVLDGELFDHGEAINHLDFDTSVVAQRPEEGPWLVGDDKRFRLQNGVYSITNLSFTRNTFRSRTKKIRLGLRIIYDSNNNYPTIRPAVSNSFRVMDHRSQLNKKHHTPRGEDEVWRLKGIGRNGKYQKRLTSRGILNVEAFVKAYQKDSRSLRKLLGNRLSDRKWKTMVEQALQYVPITIPTFHPPNVQENLEQNAGMDQNEAVFNQNIYASNGNYEFQDQTVLDNFQDSLFI
- the LOC103492123 gene encoding calmodulin-binding protein 60 B-like isoform X1, whose product is MVQKSNSIPYGFAVGSAGSLSPKSMAFFENVFRSIVREEVDAQLKAHSVDVEEGKKVGGGGGGGESGGTNENLRLRLTNKIPSIIYTSNDIEAENGEELRVELFDVVNDRIIDVTHPLSSAWIEIVVLDGELFDHGEAINHLDFDTSVVAQRPEEGPWLVGDDKRFRLQNGVYSITNLSFTRNTFRSRTKKIRLGLRIIYDSNNNYPTIRPAVSNSFRVMDHRSQLNKKHHTPRGEDEVWRLKGIGRNGKYQKRLTSRGILNVEAFVKAYQKDSRSLRKLLGNRLSDRKWKTMVEQALQYVPITIPTFHPPNVQQENLEQNAGMDQNEAVFNQNIYASNGNYEFQDQTVLDNFQDSLFI